The stretch of DNA CATAAAAGCGATTGACTCGGGATCAAGGCGTGTATTTAACGCATTCAATACCGCACCAGACATCGGAATTCCAAAATGTGCCTCAACCATTGGTGGCGTATTGGGCAACATTACGGCTACCGTGTCACCTAAGCCAATGCCCTGCTTTTGCAAGGCGCTTGCTAAGCGACAGCAACGCTCATAAGTTTGAGCCCAAGTTTGACGAAGCTTGCCATGAATCACCGCCAAACGATCAGGGTAGACTTGGGCGGATCGCTCCAGAAATAATAAAGGAGTAATCGGAGTAAAGTTTGCAGGATTACGCTCTAAGCCCTGCTCAAAAATATTAGCCATGCGCTCCTTAGATATTGATCTTCTCGTTTCTAAATTTCTGGAATCTGACTTCAATTAAATATCAGCAAGTGCTTTGACGTGCGCCACCACGCTACGACCCAAAGCAGAAAGGTTGTAACCACCCTCCAGACAGCTGACGATACGACCCTGAGCATATTGGTTAGCAACGCCTTTCAACTGCTTAGTAATCCAAGCATAGTCATCTTCCACTAAACCCATCTGACCCAAGTCATCTTCACGATGAGCATCAAAACCTGCAGAAATGATGATCAGTTCAGGCTCAAAATCCCGTAGGCGTGGTAGCCATTGTTCTTCCACTATTGAGCGCACTACATCACCACGCGTAGAGGCTGGAAGCGGTACATTCACCATATTACTTGCTCTATCTAAGCCGCTATATGGATAAAACGGATGCTGGAAGAAACTACACATGAGCACATTGGGATCATTAAAAAATGCCGCCTCGGTCCCATTACCATGATGAACATCAAAATCAATGATGGCCACCCGTTCGATACCGTATGCTTCCATCGCATATCGCGCTGCTACGGCAACGTTGTCAAAAACACAAAATCCCATTGAGCGAGTTGGCTCTGCATGATGCCCAGGCGGGCGAACCGCACAAAATACATTTTCAACCTCACCCTTCATGACCGCATCAACACCCGCAATGGCAGCACCAGCTGCACGTAGCGCAGCGCTCCAAGTGTGGGGGTTCATGATGGTGTCACCATCGAGCATGAAGTAACCACTCGCTGGTGAGCGCTCTTTAACAAAGGCAATGTGGTCTGGGCTATGAACTAACTCTAGCTGCTCTTCAGTTGCTAAGGGGGCATCGAGATGCTGCAGAAAGCGATCGATGCCACTACGAATTAACTGATCATTGATTGCCTGAATCCGCTCCGGGCACTCAGGATGATGGCTACCCATCTCATGTTTTAGAAAATCTGGATGAGTTATGTATCCTGTTGTCATTACTAGAAATCCTCAATAGCAAAACTGTAGTTTTTTATAATCTAATTAAACCCACCAACTTTTCAAAAACCCATCCTCATATCCATGAATTTTCGCGTCTCCCATCTTGCTTCAACACTACTAGTAGCACTGCTACTTGGCGCCTGCTCCAGTACCCGTGTTCAGCAAGTTAGCCCTGCAGAGACTATCGTAAACCAGTCTGAAGATGTTGCAACAGAAGTCCGTTTTAGCCAAAGTCTCAACCAGCTCTTGACTCAAATTGCTCAAACTCAGGGAATCCCTCAATCAAGCCTTGAATCAGGCTTCTCAGATGCTAAAACGATTCCCTCTATTCGCAAATTGGTACTACCCCCATCGGGCAGCTTTAAAAAGAATTGGGTGGCCTATCGCAAGCGCTTTATTGAGCCAGTTCGCCTGAAGGCTGGCAAGGCTTTTTGGGAGCAAAACCAAGCATTCCTCAGTAAAGTTGAACAAGAGTCTGGTGTCCCAGCAGAAGTCATTGTGTCGATTATTGGCATTGAAACCATTTATGGTCGTCAAACTGGAAATTTTCGAGTAAAGGATGTACTTTCTACGCTAGCCTTCAGCTATCCAGATACCCCCAATAAAGCGAGTAGAGAGCAGCTCTTCAAAGATCAGCTTCAAGAACTCATACTCATGTGCTGGACTGAGGGTGGCGGCAGCTTACCAGCAAACAATAGCAATCAAGGATTGAGCCCATCTCGCTTTAATAACTGTCTCAGTCAAAATAGTTCCTATGCAGGAGCTATTGGCTTACCGCAATTTATGCCTGGCAGCATCCGTAACTTTGCAGTGGATGGTGATGGAGACGGTCGGATTGACCTTAAGCAAAGCCCCAAAGATGCCATTGCCAGCGTTGCCAACTTTATGAGAAAGCATGGCTGGCAGCCAGGGATGCCGATTTACTTCCCCATACAAGAAGCGGCGATCAGCGAAGCAATAGCACTAGCTGATGGTGAGCCTCAGCTCAAATACACTATTGAAGAACTCATCACCAAAGGAATCCTAAATAAAGAGCAAGGTGATCTTCAGCTGGGTGGCGTTGAGCCGCAAAGCAAAGCGCTCATTGTTGACCTTCCCTATCCCGATCAAGATGGTAATGATCAAGTGCGCTATGTAGTTGGCTTAAATAACTTTCTGACAATTGTGCAATACAACCGCAGTTACTTTTATGCACAAAGTGTTGCAGAATTTGCAGAGGCCCTAGGGTACAAGAATCAAAGCGTAGTGCCGGTCAGCAAGCCTAAAACAAAGGCAAACGAATCCACTAAAGCCAAATCCAAGAAGAGTCCCAATAAGAAAAAGCCTAAGCAGACTTAATGCTGAAGCTTGAATGCCTTACGCCGGAAAGACACCAGTAGATAGATAGCGATCACCACGGTCGCAAACGATAAAGACAATCGTAGCGTTTTCTACCTGGCGAGCAATTCGCAAGGCAACTACTAAAGCTCCACCAGCTGAGATGCCACAGAAGATACCCTCTTCAGCCGCAAGTCGGCGAGCCATTTCTTCCGCATCTGCTTGGCTCACATACTCAATACGATCAACCTTATCACCCTGATAAATCTTAGGCAGATATTCAGGAGCCCATTTACGAATACCTGGAATCTGCGAACCTTCCTCTGGTTGCGCGCCAATAATCTGAACATTGGGGTTCATGGTTTTTAAATAAGTAGAGACTCCGGTAATGGTTCCAGTAGTACCCATTGATGAGACAAAGTGCGTCACTTGACCATCGGTATCGCGCCAGATTTCTGGGCCAGTGGTCTCGATATGAGCACGTGGATTATCCGGATTCGCAAATTGGTCTAACAATCTACCGCGACCCTCTTTCTGCAACTGCAATGCATAATCACGCGCAAATTCCATGCCGCCAGAAGCTGCTGTCAAAATGAGTTCTGCACCGTAAGCAGCCATACTTTGACGGCGTTCAATACTTTGATTTTCAGGCATCACCAAAACCATCTTGTAACCCAACATTGCGGCAGTCATTGCCAAAGCAATACCAGTATTACCGCTAGTAGCTTCAATCAGGGTGTCGCCAGGTTTAATTTCTCCACGCTCTTGTGCGCGCAGAATCATCGACAGCGCAGGTCGGTCTTTTACCGACCCCGCTGGATTATTGCCCTCTAACTTTCCTAAGATCAGATTATTTTTGGAATCATTTTCAGCGCCGGGGATGCGTTGCAAACGAACCAAGGGCGTATTACCCACGGTCTGTGAAATAGTTAAGTAAGAAGGTGTGTTCATGAAACCATTTTAGCCATAAGCTAGGCTAGACGTAAAACGGTTTAATTTCGGCGACTTGGTTCCGAACGATCCGAATGATTGCGCGCACCACTTTGACCGCGTGAGCCACGTCTGCCAGTCTTGGAGCCCTCTTTATTGGTACGGCCATGCGGTTCACGAAAAGAACTCGGTGCCTCAATAGTTAAGCCGTTATCCACCATCTTTTCCACAGATTTAATACCAATTCCACGAACACGCTTTTGCAGGTCATTGGCATCTTGAAAGTGTCCACCGTCCAAGCGCTCGGAAATAATTGTCTTCGCTTTAGAGGGGCCAATCCCCTTAATACTCTCGAGCTCAGACTGAGTAGCAGTATTGACATTGATGGGCGAGGCGGCAGCCAAACCTAAGGTAGCTATAAATACTGAAAATACTAAAGACTTTAATAATTGATTCATCTAATCTCCATCAGTTAATAAAAAATCCACTCACACAAAGCGCAAGTGGATCAATTACAACGAATGAAAATTACGAATGTTGACGAAATTATGCAGACGACATCTAAATCAGGAGAAACCTACTCAGCCAATAATACCTTTTAAACCGGTGTAAATAGATACCGCAGTAGTTCCAAGTGCCACAATAGTACCGCCGTATTCTTGCAACTTCTTCATGAGGCCATGAAGGCTTGTTGGCGAGATTCGCCCCTCCCCCAAGCCGGCAACAACCGCCTTAAGAAAGGGGTTGATCGCTGCTTTTCGTAAATGCCTTTGTTTGCTCGCATAGGCTACCCCACCGAGAAGCATCCCAGTTAGGAAACTAAAGGCGATACTTGCGGAATATTCCAGAACTTCCCGCCATTCAAATGTATTTTGAGGCCAAATTGGAGAACCATCCACTAAGGAAGTCATCCAGCTCATGCCAATAACAGAAGCAATGGCTAAAAAAACGACGCCCATAAACCAAGGAAATAATTTGCGAGTAGTACTTTTAAATAGGAAGTACCCGAAAGGTAAAGGTAGGATCATAGAGATCAGCC from Polynucleobacter duraquae encodes:
- the cysM gene encoding cysteine synthase CysM, whose protein sequence is MNTPSYLTISQTVGNTPLVRLQRIPGAENDSKNNLILGKLEGNNPAGSVKDRPALSMILRAQERGEIKPGDTLIEATSGNTGIALAMTAAMLGYKMVLVMPENQSIERRQSMAAYGAELILTAASGGMEFARDYALQLQKEGRGRLLDQFANPDNPRAHIETTGPEIWRDTDGQVTHFVSSMGTTGTITGVSTYLKTMNPNVQIIGAQPEEGSQIPGIRKWAPEYLPKIYQGDKVDRIEYVSQADAEEMARRLAAEEGIFCGISAGGALVVALRIARQVENATIVFIVCDRGDRYLSTGVFPA
- a CDS encoding lytic murein transglycosylase translates to MNFRVSHLASTLLVALLLGACSSTRVQQVSPAETIVNQSEDVATEVRFSQSLNQLLTQIAQTQGIPQSSLESGFSDAKTIPSIRKLVLPPSGSFKKNWVAYRKRFIEPVRLKAGKAFWEQNQAFLSKVEQESGVPAEVIVSIIGIETIYGRQTGNFRVKDVLSTLAFSYPDTPNKASREQLFKDQLQELILMCWTEGGGSLPANNSNQGLSPSRFNNCLSQNSSYAGAIGLPQFMPGSIRNFAVDGDGDGRIDLKQSPKDAIASVANFMRKHGWQPGMPIYFPIQEAAISEAIALADGEPQLKYTIEELITKGILNKEQGDLQLGGVEPQSKALIVDLPYPDQDGNDQVRYVVGLNNFLTIVQYNRSYFYAQSVAEFAEALGYKNQSVVPVSKPKTKANESTKAKSKKSPNKKKPKQT
- a CDS encoding ComEA family DNA-binding protein, with the translated sequence MNQLLKSLVFSVFIATLGLAAASPINVNTATQSELESIKGIGPSKAKTIISERLDGGHFQDANDLQKRVRGIGIKSVEKMVDNGLTIEAPSSFREPHGRTNKEGSKTGRRGSRGQSGARNHSDRSEPSRRN
- a CDS encoding histone deacetylase family protein, which gives rise to MTTGYITHPDFLKHEMGSHHPECPERIQAINDQLIRSGIDRFLQHLDAPLATEEQLELVHSPDHIAFVKERSPASGYFMLDGDTIMNPHTWSAALRAAGAAIAGVDAVMKGEVENVFCAVRPPGHHAEPTRSMGFCVFDNVAVAARYAMEAYGIERVAIIDFDVHHGNGTEAAFFNDPNVLMCSFFQHPFYPYSGLDRASNMVNVPLPASTRGDVVRSIVEEQWLPRLRDFEPELIIISAGFDAHREDDLGQMGLVEDDYAWITKQLKGVANQYAQGRIVSCLEGGYNLSALGRSVVAHVKALADI